CGCCTGACCATGAATGTTGGTCGGCACGCCGCCCATCATATAGTGGCAAGTCGGAACAACCGGAACCGGAGCAACCACCGGGTCAACGTGAGCAAAGGTCTTGGACAGCTCGCAGATACCAGGCAGGCGGCTGTGCAGTACTTCTTCGCCCAGGTGATCGAGCTTCAGCAGTACGTGGTCGCCATTCGGGCCGCAGCCGTTGCCGGCGATGATTTCCTTAACCATCGAACGAGCAACAACGTCACGACCTGCCAGGTCTTTTCGCGTTCGGAGCATAACGCTCCATGAAACGCTCGCCGTGCTTGTTGATCAGGTAACCACCTTCACCACGGCAACCTTCGGTAACCAGTACACCAGCGCCGGCGATGCCAGTCGGGTGGAACTGCCACATTTCGATGTCTTGTACCGGTACGCCAGCACGCAATGCCATGCCGACGCCGTCACCGGTGTTGATCAGGGCGTTGGTGGTCGACGCGTAGATACGGCCTGCACCGCCAGTCGCCAGAACAGTAGCCTTGGCGCGGATGTAGGTGGTTTCACCGGTTTCGATGCAGATGGCGATCACACCGACGAACTCGCCTTGTGCGTTCTTCACCAGATCGACAGCGTAGTACTCGTTCAGGAACGTGGTACCGGCTTTCAGGTTGCCCTGATAAAGGGTGTGCAGCAGCGCGTGACCGGTACGGTCGGAGGCCGCGCAAGTACGGGCAGCCTGGCCGCCTTTACCGTAGTCTTTGGACTGACCGCCGAATGGACGCTGGTAGATACGGCCTTGTTCGGTACGGGAGAACGGCAGACCCATGTGGTCCAGCTCGAACACTGCAGCCGGGCCTTCCTGACACATGTACTCGATAGCGTCCTGGTCACCGATATAGTCGGAACCCTTGACGGTATCGTACATGTGCCAGCGCCAGTCATCGTTCGGGTCGGCGGAGGCGATGGCGCAGGTGATGCCACCCTGGGCCGATACGGTGTGGGAACGGGTCGGGAACACCTTGGTGATCACGGCAGTCTTGTGACCGCCCTGGGCCAGCTGCAGCGCAGCGCGCATGCCAGCACCGCCGCCACCAATAATGATGGCGTCGAATGAAATAGTTGGAATGTTAGCCATGAATCAGATACCCCAAAGAATCTGCACACCCCAGACGAAGTAAGCGAACATCGCGACGCCGCAGACTGCCTGGAAGAGAAAACGTACTGCAGTCGCGGACTTGCCCAGCGCCATCGGCGTCAGGTAGTCGGTCGCGATGGTCCACATGCCAACCCAGGCGTGTGCGCCCAGGGCTACAAGGGCCAGCAGACTGAAGATTCGCATCGCATTGTGGGAAAACAGGCCGTGCCATTGCTCATAGCTAATGCCTGGATTTGCGACGAGGTATCCGATCAGGAAAATGAAATAAGCCGCGAGAACGACCGCAGACACACGCTGTGCCATCCAGTCATAGAGGCCCGAACGCGAAAGGTTCGTAACGCTGGTTACCATATCCAAACTCCTGCCAGAACGATCAGCACCACGGAAATGGCGATGATGATTTTCGAGCCCAGGCGGCCGCCTTCCAGCGTCTCACCGATACCCGCATCCATGATCAAGTGGCGCACACCGGCTACCAGGTGATACAGCAGAGCGGACAGGAGGCCCCATGCTACGAACTTGGCCAGCGGGCTGGTCAAGCATGCCTTCACCTCGGCGTATCCTTCCTCGGAACCCAGGGATTTGCTCAATGCATAAAGCATGATGCCCAAGCCCAGGAACAGGATGATGCCGGAAACACGGTGCAGGAACGACGTAACGCCGGTGATGGGGAGTTTGATGGTCCTTAGGTCTAGGTTTACAGGTCGTTGGCTATTCACGGCTTTTTTTCACACTGAAGAGCCCCTAACAATCAGGGCAAAGTTGTTGGGGAGTGCACTGGTCAGGTAAGCACCACCCAGGGAGTGCGACCCCCAATGAAAGCAAGCCCAAAAGCCCTTGGCGGTCGGTGGCCGAGTATAGACAGTTAGGTTACTAATGACAACGCGCTCACCTCACCTTAATAGCTGATTGCGCTGGCGGGATAAAAGGCGTAAATGGCAGTCAATTTCGAGGAAAAAGTACGGTTAAAGCCTTCTGGTGCAAGACTTTAGGCAAATTGACATCTGGATTTATATCAATATAGTGGTGCGGGCCCTGCGTGGGGGGTCTGTCTGATGATTTGAAGCATAAATAGGAGGCCACATGGCTGACAAAAAAGCGCAGTTGATCATCGAGGGCGCAGCCCCCGTCGAGCTGCCCATTTTAACCGGCACCGTTGGTCCCGATGTTATCGACGTACGGGGCCTGACGGCCACGGGCCGTTTCACATTCGACCCAGGCTTCATGTCGACCGCCTCTTGCGAGTCGAAGATCACCTATATCGATGGTGATAATGGCATTTTGCTGCATCGCGGTTACCCGATCGAGCAACTGGCCGAGAAATCGGACTACCTGGAAACCTGCTACCTGCTGCTAAATGGCGAATTGCCAACAGCCGAGCAGAAAGCCCAGTTCGTCAGCACCGTAAAGAACCACACCATGGTTCACGAGCAGTTGAAGACGTTCTTCAACGGCTTCCGTCGCGACGCCCACCCGATGGCCGTCATGTGCGGTGTGGTCGGCGCCCTGTCGGCCTTCTATCACGACTCCCTCGACATCAATAACCCGCAGCATCGCGAAATCTCCGCGATCCGCCTGGTTGCCAAGATGCCGACCCTGGCCGCAATGGTTTACAAGTACTCCATGGGCCAACCCATGATGTACCCGCGTAACGACCTGACGTACGCAGAAAACTTCCTGCACATGATGTTCAACACGCCGTGCGAGATCAAACCGATCAGCCCGACGCTTGCCAAGGCAATGGACCGGATCTTCATCCTCCACGCCGACCACGAACAAAACGCATCGACCTCTACCGTGCGCCTGGCAGGCTCGTCGGGTGCCAACCCGTTCGCCTGTATCGCCGCCGGCATCGCCGCACTGTGGGGCCCTGCCCACGGCGGTGCGAACGAAGCCGTATTGACCATGCTCGATGAAATCGGCGATGTCTCCAACATCGACAAGTTCATCGCCAAGGCCAAGGACAAGAACGATCCGTTCAAGTTGATGGGCTTCGGTCACCGGGTCTACAAGAACCGCGACCCACGCGCCACCGTCATGAAGCAGACCTGCGACGAAGTGTTGAAGGAACTGGGCATCAAGAACGATCCGCAGCTCGAACTGGCCATGCGCCTGGAAGAGATCGCCCTGACCGACCCGTACTTCATCGAACGCTCGCTGTACCCGAACGTCGACTTCTACTCGGGGATCATCCTCAAGGCGATCGGCATTCCAACCAGCATGTTCACCGTGATCTTCGCCCTGGCGCGGACCGTGGGCTGGATCTCCCATTGGAAAGAAATGCTCTCCAGTCCGTACAAGATTGGCCGCCCGCGCCAGCTGTACACCGGCTACGAGTCGCGTGACATCACCAAGCTGGAAGATCGCAAGTAAGCATTGCTTAGTTGCACTGAAAACGGCCTCCCTTAGTGGAGGCCGTTTTTATTTGTGCGCTTGTAGTGAGCGGGCTTGCCCCGGTACAGACCGGGGACATCGTTTACATTTCTAACCGGGGACATGGTTTACAGGTTATTACGCATGATCAGGAGGTAACTGATCATGCCCTGGAACCAAGAGTCTCCCATGGATCAACGAATCAAACTGGTCATCGACTGGCTTTCTGGTGACTTCACCAAAAGCCAGTTAGCTCGGCGCTTCGGCGTCAGTCGGCCGACTGTAGATAAATGGATCTCCCGTCACGTTGAAGGAGATTTAAAGTCGTTGGCAGAGCTATCTCGACGACCCCATAACAGCCCAAACAAGACTGACGATGAGATCTTGGCTCGCATAGTGGCGATGAAAGAAGCCCACTATGAATGGGGGCCGAAGAAGCTTGTCAGGCTATTAGGAATCGATGATTCGTCGGTCGCCTGGCCATCTCCAAGCACGGCAGGCCAATGGCTTGACCGTCTTGGGCTGGTCAAAAACGACGTTTCAAACGACGGCACAGTACCGGTCACAGGGAAATGCGCGAAGCCAACGAGCCCAACAATACGTGGTGCGCTGACTACAAAGGGCAGTTCAAGATGCTCAACGCCCATATGTGCTATCCCTTAACTGTTACAGACCATGCCTCTCGTATGATTTTTGGCGTGCAGAGCTCACTCCAGGATCATGACCAAGCCTGTAAAACAAGCATTTGAGAGGCTTTTCCATGAGTACGGAATGCCTGAAGTCATTCGCTCTGACAACGGCGTTCCTTTTGCGTCTCCAGGCCTGGCAAGAATGTCCACACTGGCCGTTTGGTGGATCCGTTTGGGTATATATCCGGAGCGAACCATGCCGGGAAGACCGGACCAAAATGGCCGGCATGAACGGATGCATCGCAGTATGAAGTTGGAGCTGCCGATTGGGAAAAACCTGGTTGAGCAGCAGCTTTTTCTAGAGCACTTTCGACATGAATTCAATTACATACGCCCCCACGAGGCGCTCGGCATGAAGCGCCCAGGAGAGCTGTATGTGCCGTCTAATCGACCTTATCCAGGATGCTTGCCGGATGTGGAATATGCGGCGGAAATGAAAGTACGAAGCGTAAGGAAGAACGGCTCGATCATGTGGAAAGGAAAGTTGGTGTTTGTTAGCGAAGCGCTATCAGGAGAACGGATCGCGCTCAAGGAAGTTGAAGAAGATGTTTGGGATCTGTACCTGTGTGATTATCCCTGGGGAGGCTTGGACGAGGAATGAGCCGCGTCCAAGCCTCAAATGTGTAAACGATGTCTCCGGTTTCAGATGTAAAGGATGTCTACGGTTCTACACCCGCGCTGGGTGGCGAAGCCGCCCCAACAAGGCAGCCGCGATACTTCAGAAAGACCGCGACGCCTGGATTTGGGGCGGCTTCGCCACCCAGCGCGGGGCAAGCCCGCTCACTACAACCAACCCTCACCCAGTATTCAGACAAAAAATGCCCCGGCTTTTCAACCGGGGCATTTTCCTATCCAGCTACAACCTTAGTGATTAACCGCCCCACTCGCCCCCAGGCCAGTCTGCGAACGCACAAACTGCGGGAAGTACAGCGCACGTTCTTTCTCTGCCGCCGCCGATTTGTCGGTGATGGAGAAGAACCAGATGCCGACGAACGCGATGATCATCGAGAACAGCGCCGGGTACTCGTAAGGGAAGATGGCTTTCTCATGGTGCAGGATCGAGACCCAGATGGTCGGGCCGAGGATCATCAGGCCAACGGCACTGATCAAGCCCAGCCAGCCGCCAATCATGGCGCCACGGGTAGTGAGGTTTTTCCAGTACATGGAAAGCAGCAGCACCGGGAAGTTACAGCTGGCAGCGATCGAGAACGCCAGGCCCACCATGAACGCGATGTTCTGGCTTTCGAACAGGATACCCAGGCCGATTGCCAATACACCCAAGGCTACGGTGGTGATCTTCGACACGCGAATCTCATCTTTCTCGTTGGCCTTGCCTTTCTTGATCACGCTGGCGTACAGGTCATGGGACACCGCCGAAGCACCGGCCAGGGTCAGGCCGGCAACCACTGCAAGGATAGTGGCGAACGCCACGGCCGAGATGAAGCCCAGGAAGATACTGCCACCCACAGCGTTGGCCAGGTGCACCGCCGCCATGTTGTTGCCACCGAGCAAGGCGCCTGCCGCATCTTTGAACGCCGGGTTGGTGCTGACCAGCAGGATCGCGCCGAAGCCGATGATAAAGGTCAGGATGTAGAAGTAACCGATGAAACCCGTGGCGTAGAACACGCTTTTGCGAGCTTCTTTAGCGTCGCTCACGGTGAAGAAGCGCATCAGGATATGTGGCAGGCCAGCGGTACCGAACATCAACGCCAAGCCCAGCGAGAATGCCGAGATCGGGTCCTTCACCAGACCGCCAGGGCTCATGATCGCTTCACCTTTAGGGTGAACCTTGATCGCCTCGGAGAACAGCATGTTGAAGTCGAAGTTGACGTGCTTCATCACCATCAGCGCCATGAACGAGGCACCGGACAACAGCAACACCGCCTTGATGATCTGTACCCAGGTGGTCGCCAGCATGCCGCCGAACAGCACATACAGCACCATCAGGATGCCTACCAGGATCACCGCAACGTGGTAGTCCAGGCCGAACAGCAGTTGGATCAACTTGCCGGCACCGACCATTTGCGCGATCAGGTAAAACGCCACCACCACCAGCGAGCCGCATGCCGACAGGCTGCGGATCTGGGTCTGGCCCAGGCGATAGGACGCCACGTCGGCAAAGGTGTACTTGCCCAGGTTACGCAGGCGCTCGGCGATCAGGAACAGAATGATCGGCCAGCCCACCAGGAAGCCGATCGAGTAGATCAGGCCGTCATAACCGGAGGTGTACACCAGTGCGGAAATCCCCAGGAAGGACGCCGCCGACATGTAGTCACCGGCAATCGCCAGACCGTTCTGGAAACCGGTGATCTTGCCGCCGGCCGCATAGTAGTCGGCCGCCGATTTATTACGTTTGGACGCCCAGTAAGTGATGCACAGGGTGGCGCCGACAAACGCGACAAACATCACGATGGCCGACACGTTCAGGGGTTGTTTGTGCACTTCACCGGTCAAGGCATCCGCAGCCCAAAGGGCCGGAGCAAAGAACGATGCGCCGAGTATTGCCAGTAGACGACCGATCATTGCGCAGCCTCCTTGAGAATCGCAGCGTTCAGGTCGTCAAATTCGCCGTTGGCCCGGCGGACATAGATACCGGTCAGGACAAAGGCAGACACAATCAGCCCGACGCCCAGGGGAATGCCCCAGGTAATCGAAGAACCTGGGCTGAGCTTGGCGCCCAGTATTTGTGGCCCGTAGGCGATCAACAGGATGAAAGCGGAGTAAAGCCCTAGCATGATCGCCGAGAGAATCCAGGCGAACCGTTCCCTTTTCCTTACCAGCTCCTTGAAACGCGGGCTGTTTTGAATCGAGAGGTAAATGCTGTCGTTCATTGTTTTTATCCTCGCAGCACAGCTTTTTTATTATTTTGGAACGTATCCACTGTATGCGGCTGCCGTAGAGGTTCCAGACGACCTTAGTCTTAGATCGAGTGTAGCGAGGGGTTGTGAGAACACAGGAAGATTTACGGAGGGTGAAATCAATGTGGGAGCGGGCTTGCCCGCGATAGTGGTGTACCAGTCAACAGATGAGTGACAGATATACCGCTATCGCGGGCAAGCCCGCTCCCACATTTACAGGGTATTGGTTACTTAGCGGTCCATTCAGCTACGCGCTCAGGGTGCTTGGCCACCCAATCCTTGGCCGCTGCATCAGGCTTGGCGCCCTCTTGGATCGCCAGCATGACTTCGCCGATTTCGTCCTTGGAGGCCCACTGGAATTTCTTCAGGAAGGCCGCGACTTCCGGCGCTTTCTTCTCCAGGCCCTTGCTGCCGATGCTGTTGACGGTTTCAGCAGCACCATAAATCCCTTTCGGATCGTCGAGGAAGCGCAGTTTCCACTTGGCGAACATCCAATGTGGCACCCAACCGGTGACCGCAATGGATTCCTGTTTGTCTTCGGCACGGGTCAGTTCGGCGATCATCGCTGCGCCCGAGCTGGCTTGCAGCTTGTAGTCCAGACCGTAGGCCTTGATGGCTTCGTCGGTCTTGAGCATCACGCCTGAGCCGGCGTCGATGCCGACGATCTTGTTCTTGAAGGTGGTGTCGTTCTTGAGGTCTTCGATGGACTTGGCTTTCACGTACTCCGGCACGATCAGGCCGATCTTCGCATCCTTGAAGTTGGGGCCGTAGTCGACCACTTTGTCCTTGTTCTTGGCCCAGTATTCGCCGTGGGTCACGGGCAGCCAGGCGGAGAGCATGGCATCGAGCTTGCCGGTGGCTACGCCCTGCCACATGATCCCGGTGGCGACGGCTTGCAGTTTCACGTCATAACCGAGCTTTTCCTTGATCACCTCAGCGGCCACGTGGGTGGTAGCCACGCTGTCGGACCAGCCGTCTACATAGCCGATGCTCAGGGTTTTGCTGTCGGCGCTGGCCAGTGTGGAGCCCATCGCAACTACCAGAGTGGCAGCTGCGCCCAAGAGTCGTCGCATCTTCATAGTACTTCCCCGAAAGTGCTGCGCCCGACGGATGCCGAGCGACGTCAACCTGTTGTTATGTGGTGCACCGCGCCCCCTTCACGCGCCTCGATCCGGCTGCTGCGACATCAGTGGAGTGCTGACGCCTTGATCATCAACCCGGCGCAGGCTTCGACCTGCTCTGTCAGCGACCTCATGCAAGCAAGAAACGACATCACATAGCCAGCAGGACGTTTTGTAGGACTTGACGTCAAAATCCCGCCCGAACTTTGCATGTCAAAATTATGCAGCCCCACTGGGATGGGCCAAATCCGGGTAAGATGCGCGCCTTTGCTCCCCCAGATAAGTCGACCATGCCTGCGACCGCCCGCTTCCCTGCCCTGCCCTATTTCTTCGCCTTGATCCTTGGCCTGCTGGCCCTGGTCGGTTACTGGTATGGCCTCGGCCGTCCCGTGGTGTTACCGGATGTAGCCAGCGCCAGTCACAAAATGCAATGTGCGTCCTACACGCCCTTCGATAAAGACCAATCTCCTTTCGACCAGCCGTTCACGCTGCGCCCAGAGCGCATGGACGCCGACCTGGCGCTGCTGGCTACCCGCTTTGAATGCATCCGCACCTATTCCATGACCGGCCTGGAAGCCCTGCCGGACATGGCACGCAAGCATGGCTTGAAGGTGATGGCCGGCGCTTGGGTCAGCAGTGATCCAGTGGCGACCAAAAGGAAATCGACGAACTGATCGCCGCGGCCAATGCCAACCCGGATGTGGTCACTGCTGCGATCGTTGGCAACGAAGCCTTGCTGCGCAAGGAAGTCACCGCCAAACAGTTGGTGGCGCTGATCCACACCGTCAAAAGCCATATCAAGCAACCAGTGACCTACGCCGACGTGTGGGAGTTCTGGCTGCAACACCCGGAAATCGCCCCAGCGGTGGACTTCCTCACCATTCACCTGCTGCCGTATTGGGAAGATGACCCATCCGGCATCGACCAGGCCCTCAAGCATGTGGGCGATGTACGCCAGACTTTCGGCAACAAGTTCGCGCCCAAGGATGTGCTGATCGGCGAAACCGGCTGGCCCAGCGAAGGCCGCCAGCGTGAAACCGCAGTGCCGAGCCGGGTCAACGAAGCCAAGTTCATGCGCGGTTTCGTGGCCATGGCCGAAGCCAATGGCTGGCACTACAACCTGATCGAAGCCTTTGACCAACCCTGGAAGCGTGCCAGCGAAGGTGCGGTGGGGGCTACTGGGGCCTGTTCGATGCAGACCGCCAGGACAAGAGCATCCTCGCCGGGCCGGTGACCAACGTGCCGTACTGGCCGCTGTGGCTTGGGGTGGGCGGGATCATCCTGCTGGGCACCTTGGCATTGGTGGACGCGTTCGCAGCACACGGGCCGCGCTGCTCCTGCCGCTGCTGGGCGCGGTGGCCGCCTGCTCCATCGGTACTTGGTCGGAACTGACCCGCGTCACGGCGCGCTTCAATGATGAGTGGGTGTGGGCCGGCTTGCTGGTCGTGCTGAACCTGCTGGTGCTGGCCCACGCTGCGCTGGCCTTGAGCGCTCGCCAGGGCTGGCGTGAACGTACGTTCAACTGGCTGGAACAACGTGCAGGCTGGCTGGTGGCGATCGCCGGGTTTGCAGGGGCGGTGATGATGCTGGCGCTGGTGTTTGACCCGCGTTACCGCAGTTTCCCAAGCGCGGCACTGGTGTTGCCGGCGTTGGTGTACTTGGTTCGTCCTGTGACTGGACCACGCCGTGAAATTGCCCTGCTGGCCTTTATCATCGGTGCCGGCGTTGCGCCGCAATTGTACCGTGAAGGTCTGATGAACCAGCAGGCTTGGGGCTGGGCGGTGGTTAGCGTGTTGATGGTCGGGGCTTTGTGGCGTTGCTTGAGGGTGCGCAAGGCTTAACACCGCTATCGCAGGCAAGCCAGCTCCCACATTTTGACCGTGTGAACCCGATCAAAGATGGGAGCTGGCTTGCCTGCGATGAGGTCCAGTCAGACGCCCCGAGGCTTCCTGACCAACCGCAACCCCGCCACCACCACCGCAAACACCGCAAAGGTCGTGTTGTACAACGCCAGCGCCGGTAACCCGAACACCATCCCCAGTACTGCCAACCCCCAGCCCACTCGCCCCGGCACAAAAACGCCAGCACCGAGGTGATCAGCGCGGCCCAGCCCAGCACCTTGAAGTGAATCATCAAGCCCAGGTTCGAACGCAACTGGCATTCCCAGCGACCGGCTTCATCGGCGCAGATCCCCACCCAACTGCCATCCTCCATAAAGCCATAACGCGCGCCATAACTGGCGGCCAGCCACAGCGGCAGGGCAATAAGCAGCAGAATCAATGGCAAACGACGGGACATGGGGGACTCCAATAGGCAAAAACGGCGCTCAGCTTAATGCCCTGGCAACCGTTAGCAAGGCGCATACACACAATTAGTGTTCACCAAAGCGTGGCAAAGTGTATCGTCTGGCTACTATTACCCCGATTCCGACGTTATTTTCCGACTTTTCGTGCCGAGTGCTGGCACTTCGGTGACAACGCGGTGGTCATAGCCTGCGAACTTCATTAAGCACGTTTCCTCTTAGGGATTAAGTCATGCTCCGTTCCTTACGCTGTGCTGCCCTGCTGGGCAGCCTTTTTCTGAGTGCGTCAGCACTGGCGGTCGATATCGACCAAGCCAGCTATGGCTACCCTTTGACCAACCCGTTTGAAGCGACCATCGCGACCACCCCGCCGACCTGCGGCCCAAATTGCCGCGTGATGACGAGATCAACCAGTCCGACTACACCCTG
The Pseudomonas poae DNA segment above includes these coding regions:
- the sdhD gene encoding succinate dehydrogenase, hydrophobic membrane anchor protein; this translates as MVTSVTNLSRSGLYDWMAQRVSAVVLAAYFIFLIGYLVANPGISYEQWHGLFSHNAMRIFSLLALVALGAHAWVGMWTIATDYLTPMALGKSATAVRFLFQAVCGVAMFAYFVWGVQILWGI
- the sdhC gene encoding succinate dehydrogenase, cytochrome b556 subunit — encoded protein: MNSQRPVNLDLRTIKLPITGVTSFLHRVSGIILFLGLGIMLYALSKSLGSEEGYAEVKACLTSPLAKFVAWGLLSALLYHLVAGVRHLIMDAGIGETLEGGRLGSKIIIAISVVLIVLAGVWIW
- the gltA gene encoding citrate (Si)-synthase, producing the protein MADKKAQLIIEGAAPVELPILTGTVGPDVIDVRGLTATGRFTFDPGFMSTASCESKITYIDGDNGILLHRGYPIEQLAEKSDYLETCYLLLNGELPTAEQKAQFVSTVKNHTMVHEQLKTFFNGFRRDAHPMAVMCGVVGALSAFYHDSLDINNPQHREISAIRLVAKMPTLAAMVYKYSMGQPMMYPRNDLTYAENFLHMMFNTPCEIKPISPTLAKAMDRIFILHADHEQNASTSTVRLAGSSGANPFACIAAGIAALWGPAHGGANEAVLTMLDEIGDVSNIDKFIAKAKDKNDPFKLMGFGHRVYKNRDPRATVMKQTCDEVLKELGIKNDPQLELAMRLEEIALTDPYFIERSLYPNVDFYSGIILKAIGIPTSMFTVIFALARTVGWISHWKEMLSSPYKIGRPRQLYTGYESRDITKLEDRK
- a CDS encoding cation acetate symporter, with the translated sequence MIGRLLAILGASFFAPALWAADALTGEVHKQPLNVSAIVMFVAFVGATLCITYWASKRNKSAADYYAAGGKITGFQNGLAIAGDYMSAASFLGISALVYTSGYDGLIYSIGFLVGWPIILFLIAERLRNLGKYTFADVASYRLGQTQIRSLSACGSLVVVAFYLIAQMVGAGKLIQLLFGLDYHVAVILVGILMVLYVLFGGMLATTWVQIIKAVLLLSGASFMALMVMKHVNFDFNMLFSEAIKVHPKGEAIMSPGGLVKDPISAFSLGLALMFGTAGLPHILMRFFTVSDAKEARKSVFYATGFIGYFYILTFIIGFGAILLVSTNPAFKDAAGALLGGNNMAAVHLANAVGGSIFLGFISAVAFATILAVVAGLTLAGASAVSHDLYASVIKKGKANEKDEIRVSKITTVALGVLAIGLGILFESQNIAFMVGLAFSIAASCNFPVLLLSMYWKNLTTRGAMIGGWLGLISAVGLMILGPTIWVSILHHEKAIFPYEYPALFSMIIAFVGIWFFSITDKSAAAEKERALYFPQFVRSQTGLGASGAVNH
- a CDS encoding DUF485 domain-containing protein; the protein is MNDSIYLSIQNSPRFKELVRKRERFAWILSAIMLGLYSAFILLIAYGPQILGAKLSPGSSITWGIPLGVGLIVSAFVLTGIYVRRANGEFDDLNAAILKEAAQ
- a CDS encoding glycine betaine ABC transporter substrate-binding protein is translated as MKMRRLLGAAATLVVAMGSTLASADSKTLSIGYVDGWSDSVATTHVAAEVIKEKLGYDVKLQAVATGIMWQGVATGKLDAMLSAWLPVTHGEYWAKNKDKVVDYGPNFKDAKIGLIVPEYVKAKSIEDLKNDTTFKNKIVGIDAGSGVMLKTDEAIKAYGLDYKLQASSGAAMIAELTRAEDKQESIAVTGWVPHWMFAKWKLRFLDDPKGIYGAAETVNSIGSKGLEKKAPEVAAFLKKFQWASKDEIGEVMLAIQEGAKPDAAAKDWVAKHPERVAEWTAK